Part of the Immundisolibacter sp. genome is shown below.
GACCGCATGAGCAGCTTCCAGATGGTGCTGGCCTCGCACGACGAACGCATTGCGGACTTCCCTGGACCGGGTGAGGCCTATCGTTCGACTTACTCGGAAATGTCCGAGTTCGGCATATTGCTGCGCTGGCGCGAGTTGATGGCGGCAGGCTGAGAACATGGCAATGGAAAACACCCAGCAACAAGTTGACGACGCGACCTATCGCCGCATCCTGAATTTTCTGTACGACGAGGCCGAGCTGTTCGACCAGCACGCCTACGGCCGCTGGCTGGAGCGGGTCACGCCGGATATCCGCTACCGTATGCCGGGCCGCGGCTTTCACGAGGGTCAGGCACCCGAGACGCAGTTCGTGAACGGCTATTACGATGACGACTACACCACGCTGGCCGTGCGTATCGACCTGTGGTCGCGGCCGTCCAGCACCACCGCCGAGAACCCGCAAACCATCACCCGCCACTTCGTGACCAATATCCGCGCTTACGACGGCGCGCAGCCGGGCACGTTTCGGGTCACCAGCCACGTGCTGGTGTTCCGGGTGCGGCCGACACAGAAGCAGCCGTATTTTTTCTCGGGCCGGCGCGAGGACCAGCTTCGCGAGGTGGATGGCGAGCTGCGCCTGGCGGCGCGGGACATCCTGATGGACGAGGTCGTTTTAATGAGCCCGAATCTGAGCTTTCTTGTTTAATTGATTGTTTTAAATAATCAAGAATTCTTGAGCGCATCGGCGACACGGCCGAAGGCCGGTTCCAGCATTTGCCGGTACTTGTCGTCGATGCCCACGTCGATCATCGCCTGACCCATGCACTTCATCCATTGCTGGGTGGCGGCCTCGTCGATCTGAAACGGTTTGTGCGCCTTGGCGATGCACGGGCTGCCGCGCTTCTGGATGAACAGCGCGGGTCCGCCCAGCCAGCCGGACAGGTATTCGAACAATGACTGACGCATGGGGCTCAGGTCGGCCTTGTGCATGGCGCGGATGGTGGCCACCTCGGAATCGCTGTCCATCAGGTCGTAGAAGCGGTCGACCAGGGCACGCACCGTGGGCTCGCCACCGAGCCAGTCGTACATGGTGTCACTCACGGCGGGAACCTCGGCTAGCTGCGGAAATATCGTTCCAGAACTATGCCAATGGCAGCGTCGAGCCAGGTTGACTCACGTCAATGCCGGGCCGGGTTCATTCGCCTGGGCGGTACAGCGCTCGCAATTGCCGACAGGCAACGGTGGGGCTCAGGTCGCCACGGCTCACGGCGTCGCTGATCCTGGGCAGCGCATCGGCCACCGCCGGATGCCGACGAAAATCCTGTCGCAGCTGCTCGTTGACCAATGCCCACAGCCAGTCGACGGCCTGACGGGCGCGCTTGGCGGGCAGATCACCGCCATCGGTAATCGCCGCACGGTGGCGCATGACCGTATCCCACACCGCAGTCAGTCCCTGCTGGTGCAAGGCGCTGCACGTCAGCACGGGCGGTGACCAGTGCCCTGAGACCGGCCGCAACAGGTGCAAGGCCAGCTCGAACTGACTCTTGGCCAGTGCCGCGGCCGTTGGGCTGATGTCGGCTTTGTTGACGACGACCAGATCGGCAAGTTCGACCACACCCTTCTTGAGTGCCTGTAACTCATCGCCCGCATTGGGCAGTTGCAGCAGCAGGAAGCAGTCGACCATGCCGGCGACCGCCGTTTCGGATTGCCCGACGCCGACGGTTTCGACGATGACCACGTCGTAACCGGCCGCCTCGCACAGCAGCAGGCTCTCGCGGGTGCGGCTGGCCACGCCGCCCAGATTGCCGCCGCTGGGCGAGGGCCGGATAAACGCCGCCAGCTCCCGCGACAGCAGCTCCATCCGCGTCTTGTCCCCCATGATGGAGCCGCCGGTGCGCTGGCTGGACGGATCCACCGCCAGCACGGCCAGGCGCTGCCCGAGACTGAGCAGGTATAGGCCCAGTGCCTCGATGAAGGTGGACTTGCCCACACCCGGCGCGCCACTGATGCCCAGGCGAATCGCCTGGCCAGTGTGCGGCATCAGCGTTGTCAGTAAGGCTTCCGCGCGGGGCCGGTCATGCGGATGCGTGGATTCGACCAGCGTGATGGCCTGAGCCAGCGCGCGCCGCTCGCCGGCCTGGACACCCGCTGCCAGGGCTGTGACGTCCGAGTCGTTCAAGGGCTGGCTTGCGCCGGACGGGCAGCGCGGATGGCGGTCAGTACGTCACGCGCGGCCTTGGGGATGACGGTTCCGGGGCCAAAGATGCCGGCCACGCCGGCCGCGCGCAGAAAGTCGTAATCCTGCGGCGGGATGACGCCACCGACCACCACCAGAATGTCATCCGCGCCTTCGGCTTTCAGTGCCTTGATGATCTGCGGCACGAGTGTTTTGTGGCCGGCGGCCAGACTCGATATGCCGACCACGTGCACGTCGTTTTCCACTGCCTGGCGGGCGGCTTCCTGCGGGGTCTGGAACAGCGGGCCGATGTCGACGTCGAAGCCCAGATCCGCAAAGGCGGTGGCGATGACCTTGGCGCCGCGGTCGTGGCCGTCCTGGCCGAGCTTGGCCACCATGATGCGCGGGCGGCGGCCGTAGTCACGCTCGAAGGCCTCGATGTCGCCGCGCAGTTCGTCCCAGCCGCTGTCGCCGGCATACGCCGCCCCGTATACGCCGGATACCGACTGCGACTGTGCGCGGTGGCGGCCGTAGACCTGTTCCAGGGCGTCGCTGATCTCGCCGACCGTGGCCCGGGCACGCGTGGCGGTGACGGCCAGTGCCAGCAGATTGCCGCTGCCGCTGCGGGCGGCCTCGGTGAGTGCGGCCAGCGCCTGTTGCGCGGCATTTTCGTCGCGGCTGGCACGCAGCGTCTTCAGACGGGCCACCTGCCCGTCGCGGACCTTGGCGTTGTCCACTTCCAGCGTGTCGACGCTGTCCTCGGTGGCCAGGCGGTACTTGTTGACGCCGACGATGGTGTCCTCGCCGCGGTCGATGCGCGCCTGCTTGGCGGCCGAGCATTCCTCGAT
Proteins encoded:
- the meaB gene encoding methylmalonyl Co-A mutase-associated GTPase MeaB yields the protein MNDSDVTALAAGVQAGERRALAQAITLVESTHPHDRPRAEALLTTLMPHTGQAIRLGISGAPGVGKSTFIEALGLYLLSLGQRLAVLAVDPSSQRTGGSIMGDKTRMELLSRELAAFIRPSPSGGNLGGVASRTRESLLLCEAAGYDVVIVETVGVGQSETAVAGMVDCFLLLQLPNAGDELQALKKGVVELADLVVVNKADISPTAAALAKSQFELALHLLRPVSGHWSPPVLTCSALHQQGLTAVWDTVMRHRAAITDGGDLPAKRARQAVDWLWALVNEQLRQDFRRHPAVADALPRISDAVSRGDLSPTVACRQLRALYRPGE
- a CDS encoding aromatic-ring-hydroxylating dioxygenase subunit beta yields the protein MAMENTQQQVDDATYRRILNFLYDEAELFDQHAYGRWLERVTPDIRYRMPGRGFHEGQAPETQFVNGYYDDDYTTLAVRIDLWSRPSSTTAENPQTITRHFVTNIRAYDGAQPGTFRVTSHVLVFRVRPTQKQPYFFSGRREDQLREVDGELRLAARDILMDEVVLMSPNLSFLV
- a CDS encoding group II truncated hemoglobin, which gives rise to MSDTMYDWLGGEPTVRALVDRFYDLMDSDSEVATIRAMHKADLSPMRQSLFEYLSGWLGGPALFIQKRGSPCIAKAHKPFQIDEAATQQWMKCMGQAMIDVGIDDKYRQMLEPAFGRVADALKNS